CAAAAAATCCTCCTCCCCATGCTGGGTTCATGTAACAGGGAGCGTTATAGCCTGCACAATAGCCGGCTCCTCTTCCCGTCATTGGACCCTGTCCCATTGGACCTGTTCCATCTCCTCTTGGCATAATACATACCTCCTTTTTTACCAGTGCCCGCCTACATCGGGCCCGGTTAATTTAGCAAGCTTACCCTCTTCGAAAGCCCCTATTGCCTCTGAAACAGGCATGTTGGATGCGGTGTACACTTCCACCCCGGCGGACTGAAGCACCCTGAATGCATTCGGTCCCAGATGGCCGCTTATTACCGCTTTTGCGCCTGTATTCACCACATTCTGCGCGCTCTGAATGCCTGCTCCCTGGGGAGAATTCATATTTGCCGTATTATCAATAACAGAATGGGTCTTATTCTCCAGATCGTAGATGATCAGCTTCCGGCTTCTTCCGAAACGTTCATCAACCATTCCTTCTAAGGTTCCATCAACACTCGTTATTACGATCTTCATCGTTCCTCCTTTTTCAATGGATAATATATCTCCTTTTTGTGGAGTAGCCTTTCCATTCCACCCGAGCCTGCACATGTGACGCCAGCCGCATGGCGGGGTGAATTTTTCATCGATCTTGACGTTTCCTCCCTCAATTCTCAGTGCTTTGCCGTTAACAACGGCATGAGCCATTTTTTCATGGGCAGACAAGAGGAGGCGGTGAAACGTGGGCTGTGAGACATTCATCTGTTTCGCCGCCTCCTCCTGGGGTATCCCGAGAAGGTCTTTCAGCCGTATCGCCTCAAGCTCATCATGGCCTAACACGACCTCTTCCAACTCTGCCAGCCTCACGCCTGCGGGCTTAAAATAAGTCACGCTGGGGAGAAAAC
This Pseudomonadota bacterium DNA region includes the following protein-coding sequences:
- a CDS encoding DUF134 domain-containing protein produces the protein MPRPRCRRNIGFLPSVTYFKPAGVRLAELEEVVLGHDELEAIRLKDLLGIPQEEAAKQMNVSQPTFHRLLLSAHEKMAHAVVNGKALRIEGGNVKIDEKFTPPCGWRHMCRLGWNGKATPQKGDILSIEKGGTMKIVITSVDGTLEGMVDERFGRSRKLIIYDLENKTHSVIDNTANMNSPQGAGIQSAQNVVNTGAKAVISGHLGPNAFRVLQSAGVEVYTASNMPVSEAIGAFEEGKLAKLTGPDVGGHW